CTTGATTGTAGGGTGAAAGACGCCGTAACAGGCAATGTGCAGAAATGAAGTAGATGCCAAAGCCGCCAGCAGAGACTCTTTATTGACATCAGCATCCATCAAAACTGGGGGAATAACCTTTTGCTGGGTGAGCCAGTTGTAGGACAGCCGTATAAGACAACAGGACACCCTCTAAGCCAAACTGTAGAGAGTCTGTAGAAGGAACCAGTATGGTCAGGCGAATTATCTTAGGGGTGCTAGGAGGCTGTCTCTGTTTTTTCCTCTTGTCGAACCGGATACTCCTGTCCCAGACCCCTTCTGTTGTGGCTCAGGGACGAGGCGGCGCAGTAGCAACAGTAGACGCACGCGCCACCCAGATTGGTATTGATGTCTTGAAGCGGGGAGGAAATGCCATTGATGCAGCTGTGGCTACTGCCGCTGCTCTGGGAGTTTCAGACCCTTTTTCTGCCGGCATTGGCGGAGGTGGTTTCATGGTGATCTATCTCAAGGATAGCGATCGCGTGATCACCATCGACGGACGCGAGCAGGCACCTGCTGCTGCCGATGTGAACCTGTTCAAAGACCCAGATAGCCCTACAGGGCAAGTATTGCCCTTTTCCCCCAACCGAATTTCCTCTGGCCTTGCGGTGGGTGTACCGGGAACGCCCCTAGAGTGGGCAGAAGCGCTAAATCGCTATGGCACATTGTCGTTAGCAGAGGCCCTACAACCTGCGATCGCACTGGCAGAAAACGGCTTTGTGGTAGATGAAACTTTTGCCCAACAAATTGAAGAAAACCAGGCTCGCTTTGCGGCCTTTACCTCGACTGGAGCCCTCTACCTGCCCGGCGGCAAACTGCCTGCTGTGGGTTCGCGCTTTAAAAGTCCTGACCTAGCCAAAACCTATCGCCTGCTGGCTGAGCAGGGTGTGAATGCCTTTTATCGGGGTGATATTGCAGCGGCGATCGTTCAAACGGTACAACGCCCGCCAGCGGTGGCCAACCCTCCTTTTCCCATCATTCCCGGCGGCATGACGCTGACGGATCTCGATCACTACGCTGTGCGGGTTCGTCCGCCCACGGTCACTAGCTATCGGGGCTACACCCTTTACAGCATGGGCTTACCCAGCAGTGGCGGCATCACTACCGGGGAAATTTTGAGCATTCTAGAGGGGTTTGACCTGGGTCAGGCTGATCGCGCCAAAGCCTGGCACACCGTTATTGAAGCAGAGCGCCTAGCCTTTGCCGACCGCAACGCCTACCTAGGCGATCCAGAATATGTGGATGTGCCCCTCCCCGGATTGCGAAGTGCTGACTTTATCGAAACCCGACGGGCCTTGATTAGCGATCGCGTTCCCGATGCCGCTCAGGACTTTCGTGCCGCCCCCGGCAATCCTCTCCCCTATCAGGTTGATCCTAGCCCCAGTATGACCGGCCTCCCACCCGTGGCCCTTTTAGATGAACACTCTGGCACCTCAACGACCCATTTAGTGACTAACGATCGCATGGGCAATGTGGTGTCCTATACCCTTACCCTCGAATCGATTGGCGGTTCTGGCATGGTTGTCCCAGGCTACGGTTTTATCCTCAACAACGAAATGACTGATTTTGATCCCGTCAGCCCTCATCCCAATGCTCCTGAACCGGGTAAACGGCCCCGCAGCAGCATGTCCCCCACGATTGCCCGTAGCCCTAAGGGTGACATGTTGGCCTTTGGCTCCCCTGGCGGCTCCACCATCATCACAACCGTTGCGGGTATTGCTGTAAACCTGATCGACTTCGGGCTGTCTTTACCAGATGCGATCGCAGCCCCTCGCATTTCTCAACGCAACACTGGCACCACTCAAGTAGATAGCAACTTTGAGCAGACGGCGATCGGTCAGGCGTTGACTGCAATGGGACATGGTTTAGCGCCTGTGCCCGAAATGGGTGCAGCCGTAGGTCTAATTACCAGCCCAGAGGGCTCCATCATTGCAGCGGCAGAACCGACACGGCGCGGCGGTGGAACGGCTATGGTTGTTGGCAGGTGAGGCACGATTATCCTTGCTCCAGAGTGACAAAAGAGGAGTAAAGAAGAAGCGGAAAGCAACTGCTCTCCGCTCTCCTCACACCCTAAAAGAGATGATAGATGCCTGGCTTAGGGATTACAGATGTAGCCTCCTGAGAGGAATACAAGGTTAGTTTGAGCCGGGCAATCGGACTGAGTGATGCTGCCTTCTAAAACAGCTGGAGAAGGCCGTTCACGGCTGACCTGCTGAGCAGCGGCTGGCATCAAAACTGGACCCACCAAGGCCAAAACCTCATCACTGGTGGCAAACCCATCAAAGGCTTCATCTTCAAAAGGAATCACAAAATCTGCTCGGACTTCGGGATAGATCACCTCACCTGCATCCCGAATCCAAGGACGAATATTCGCATTCTGCAGAACCTGTCTCAGATAGCGAATACCGGCCGCATGGCGAGCTTCTACCGTATGAATTTCAAGGGCTCCAGCCAGAATTACAGTACTTCCGGCCGCCTGTAGGTTGGGAACTTGCCCCTTGTAGGCAGCTACTCCCAAGTCTTCAACCCGCTGCAGGGCCAGAAGCAGATCGGCCAAATTAGCAAACGGGTCACGCCCTAAAATGGCGTTGTAGTTAGGACTATCTGGAATGGTAATGGCGTCTGGATCGCCCCCTAAGCTGGTCAACACTGTGGATAAATCCATGACGTGTTGGGCTTCGTCTTCGCCATAGGAAGCAAAGACGCTTCTGACTAGCCTAGGTGTGTTTGTCAAGGAACCGCTCTGGGTGGCCTGCAGGCTGCGGCGGTAGAGGTCAGCCTCCAGCTTTTCTAAGGTCAGCGCAAATTCAACTACCTGTTGGGGCGATAGAACGGGGCCTAGATTTTGAGCCGAGGCAGCTGGAGCCATCGTGAGAGATGACAGCAAAAAGAGCACCAGGAAGAGCATCAGAAATGCAGCCCCTGCAAGTAGAGAAAGCGCTCGGGTGCTGATGTGCCTCAGACCTCTGGCTGCAGTTTCAAAAGGGTATAAACGAGATTGCATAGTGGTTCGCTGCCTGCGTTACTACAAGTTTTGTCGGGAAGTTTTGTCAGGACTGTCAGGGTGAATTGTTCCTTAGGCAACCAGCGTCCCGTTGATTGGGTTGTTGA
This sequence is a window from Pseudanabaena sp. FACHB-2040. Protein-coding genes within it:
- a CDS encoding ferritin-like domain-containing protein, whose product is MQSRLYPFETAARGLRHISTRALSLLAGAAFLMLFLVLFLLSSLTMAPAASAQNLGPVLSPQQVVEFALTLEKLEADLYRRSLQATQSGSLTNTPRLVRSVFASYGEDEAQHVMDLSTVLTSLGGDPDAITIPDSPNYNAILGRDPFANLADLLLALQRVEDLGVAAYKGQVPNLQAAGSTVILAGALEIHTVEARHAAGIRYLRQVLQNANIRPWIRDAGEVIYPEVRADFVIPFEDEAFDGFATSDEVLALVGPVLMPAAAQQVSRERPSPAVLEGSITQSDCPAQTNLVFLSGGYICNP
- the ggt gene encoding gamma-glutamyltransferase, which produces MVRRIILGVLGGCLCFFLLSNRILLSQTPSVVAQGRGGAVATVDARATQIGIDVLKRGGNAIDAAVATAAALGVSDPFSAGIGGGGFMVIYLKDSDRVITIDGREQAPAAADVNLFKDPDSPTGQVLPFSPNRISSGLAVGVPGTPLEWAEALNRYGTLSLAEALQPAIALAENGFVVDETFAQQIEENQARFAAFTSTGALYLPGGKLPAVGSRFKSPDLAKTYRLLAEQGVNAFYRGDIAAAIVQTVQRPPAVANPPFPIIPGGMTLTDLDHYAVRVRPPTVTSYRGYTLYSMGLPSSGGITTGEILSILEGFDLGQADRAKAWHTVIEAERLAFADRNAYLGDPEYVDVPLPGLRSADFIETRRALISDRVPDAAQDFRAAPGNPLPYQVDPSPSMTGLPPVALLDEHSGTSTTHLVTNDRMGNVVSYTLTLESIGGSGMVVPGYGFILNNEMTDFDPVSPHPNAPEPGKRPRSSMSPTIARSPKGDMLAFGSPGGSTIITTVAGIAVNLIDFGLSLPDAIAAPRISQRNTGTTQVDSNFEQTAIGQALTAMGHGLAPVPEMGAAVGLITSPEGSIIAAAEPTRRGGGTAMVVGR